GATTGATCATCAAATCTAACGGGACTTTGGCTACTCACTATCAATTTAGTGATACCGAGTACTGTTGATAGCAGACAATATTGAAGTGAATCAATTGGATTGActcctttaatttttaacttgtTGAGCTTAATAGCGAACTATTGGAGATAATCTTAAACACTATTTATGTTACTAAccatgttatttaaattattattaaattaaattaagtttattaatattaattaaattaaattgtaaaaaataatttaaataacacatTGTTCTCCCAGAACTCATAGGGGAGaccatttattttttgaattttaaattattttttagtttaattgaactatttgaattatataaaatatttgggccAATATTAtactaaacaaatatatatatatatattaatcaatgCATAGAGTTAAGTCGAGTTAGGGTTCTTTGTACCCATCTATTTACCCATTATCTTTTATTGAAATTCTTATTAAATCAACGAAAAAAACTGATTGTTAAACCCAATtactatattttgtaattgGGCTAATAAGGATTAACTAGACTAATCAACCTCATGGTTGGTTAATtccaatgataaaaaatatatatatattggcctCTTCTATTATGAGCATCCCATTTTATAAACAACAACTATTAACAATGGATGATGATTATTATTAACACCATACATTTTCATACATAAACCCAATTAATGCAAGGACGAAGGCTTAGCTTAGCACAccccaaaacaacaaataattaCATGAACACACCCTTATTTTCAcatatattcttatatatatatatatttaactatacAGATATACGTATGAGTTCGTAGTGGATGATTATTGCCATTGAAATCCGTAACTTGCTGAATACCCAACATTGATTCAATTTCCAACACCAGGGCTGGGAATATCTTCATGCTTTCTGTAGGAATCGTAGTCATATTCATCACCATCAACCTGAACCAGCTGCTTCATAAATCCTTCCATCCTcgtcttctttttcctctccgAAACGATCAGAAGCTTCCTGGATTtgccgccttcttcttcttcttcttctgctccTCCTCCTGCTCTAATCCACCGATGATCAGGGAAGCCATTATTACTCACTTCCCATTGGAGCATGAATATTATCAGATACATCAAAACCACCGCattcagcagcagcagcagcagcctcGCCTTCATCTCTTTTCTCGCCAAACTTTCTCTGGAAAGCTAGCCCTTAATAAGATCGAACTGGGTTTGCGAAAAGTTGCTTGGAActaaaatgatttatagtgCATCACGCTCCTCGTAAAGTTGCATTAGTGAGCATGCAGTGTGCTGACTTTCTATTCTTTAATTTACCAGCTGTATtatctttttctccttccttttccttttcatcaTTCTCGTTTGGCTTGATTGGGGCTcgagaaaataataatgaatgcaCAGTGAACCAAAATCTTACTTGGCAGCCAAGGAAAATTCacaaggaaaggaaaatgtAAGTTTGACGGATAAGTATGAGGATTGGAGTGGTCGGTGGGCCGAGTAAGGGGAGATGATTGTGTTTGTTTGTCCCCTCTAAATCTCAGATTTTTGGGATTTAATTAGCTGCTCAAGATAATTAAGTTTGACTGAGGTGTTGTTAattgttttgaatgaattttgattatttgtttgaTGATAATAAATATGGTGCGGCCATATTATAACTTGGATTCGCGGGTCACTGATTTCTCTGGCATTTTCTCGGTAGCCAAACAAGAAGATTACAGGAAACCCACGTCATCAGCTTCTCATCATTGCGTCGCTCACAGCCTATTTCCTCTTACACCTTTCTTAGCAACCATTGATATCATAAATGTTGTGTAAAGtaggtttttatttaatttgatgatccctttcatataattttaagaCCATTGATTAGGGCCGGCGCAACAgtgaaactatatataattgacaggccactaattttaaaaatttgcaatatatatatttttaaataataaatattttattaacaaaaattaaattcaaaacataataaatatttttatcctcctttctccattttccaattttttttcgTTATTTTTGTTCCCAAATATCAATTCCCATAATCCAATAAAACCCACTTtctcttctcaattttttcatcatcccccctatttatctctctctttctcatacgTGTGCGCCCTTTGTCGTCATTGTACATAGTACACTCACCGCTTGCTTCAACCTTGAGGGTTCACTTCAACATTTGTTATATGTGATATGTATTATTGTATTGTGATTGTTGGGTTGGTTTTGTGCCTGTCCTTAGCAGCAAAACAGCCTCTCCTCGCCAATGAGCCCATAGTTGCAGACATATCCCTTGGGCCCGTCTGAGACACCAGACAACAACGCCACTACTTTGAAGGTCACATCTATCGCCAGTGTTGCAGATGCGACAACAAGTTTATTCTTCAACTTTAACTTATTGGTATGTTATATTTtaggtgttcttgtgtggggattttttggatttgatttgttgtgaacttgtcatttgttaattttcattttggttatttgattaactaattataGTATATTAGTGTATGCCTAAACTTCGTTTGTGAATAATActttgagaaataaagaaaatatttgtgtaaaaatgtgtattgtttatttttttataataaataatattcttgagaaggtctaaacaattttttttgccTAAAGCTCCCAAAGTTGCTGGGCCAGCTCTATTATTCACCCAACTTGAGATATGAAATGTTTTTTCTAAACTCTTGTACATTTGAGATtaagattttttctttctttaaattctaaaagactgatagaattttaattataattaacgcaaaaaatataaaatatgtaaaatcattcataaataaacaaaatctatATACATAAAAGAATATCACATGTTATCTTAATATGGAAAAGTCTAGAGAGCCCGACGAACTTACCGACCGCCCTATCGAAAGAGGgcaaaaagacgattttgcccttgcctactttacaaatttgcaaagtcGGCCACTGCTGCTCGCTCGTCTCTCTTCCATGGCTGCCGCCCTCGCCTCACCTCGTCTCCATAGCCTTGCTGCTCTTGCCTCgcctccaccatcatcatcaccatcgcTGCCTCGCCTCGCTAAGGCGGCGGAGGCGAGGTGAGGGCAGCGAGGCGATGGGGGTAAGGCACGACAGCGAGGGGAGGAAAGGGCGACGACCATGGAAGGGAGATGAACGAGCGAGCAATAAGGATAATATCATTGGGCGGGGGCAAAATTGTCCTTTTGCCCCATTTCTGTAAGGGGCTCGGTAAACTCATCAGGCCTTGTAGAACGACtctcttaatatatattaaagtagtaGAGTTCTTACACACAATTTTCTATCAAAAagctatctctaaaatttatattaaatttgcatgggtttttcaatgctattaattaatcaaaaataaatattttctgtcaTATCCTCTCTTCAATTAATCCctcaagaaaataaattaaaaataaatattatttatgaaaaatatgaatagataacttaaactattaattaaattataaaaaatcatctatttgtataaaatcttattttttctttatatcttatcttaatatcttagatttttaatcttaatcttaattcttaatatatattaaagtagcaAAGTTCTTACATATAGTTTTTcgccaaaaaattgtttctaaaatttgcatggatttttcaagagaatttttaattagcattgaaacaCTCATACTTCCTTacgtttaggagttttaatttatacttttaatttataaataaaaatataatataataaataatttttttaataattaattaatcactacatttaatttaaagtaaatatttaatgatttgttgttcCAATGTAATAgcttttgtgtataaatagaaaatttatgttaatgtttttcattttatataacgTTATGCAATTTAgtaaaagtttttttaaaataacttttcaaaatatggacTTAAAATGTTCGAGTTGTGAGACTTTGAAAGATTCCATATTTCGAAAATAAGTTAGAAACTTATAGCATTGCCattgaaatgattttcaaagatgaacatgttttttttttttttttctcttataaatttattgttaattatttatatagattttgtcATCAAATTTATAGGGTGAAATGATTCATGTAACAATCAAGCGTTAGTTGGTTCggtatttcaaaatattgatttgtgaAGGACAATTGTATTTTATATCCaattttatacttatatataacaATACGAAATACAATAGTACAAGACTACAAGTTATAAGTACAAGCTAAATTTAATGTCACAGACTACTATTGTAGATATTATGGATGAAAGTtttataatacaaaattttatctttaggtCATTTGCTAATATTTTGAGTGTAATTGAAGTTGACGAATATGAATTATTTGATAAGTATAAAGTTAATTACgtaattatttatgtatttataactgataatttctttttcaattttattaaaaatataattgaaaatataattaacaaagACAAtactaagggtgtgtttgatagtatgaaaaatacatgaaaaatgtcccattcaaggaattgaatttcatctttGGTGTTTGATACATTATATTTTCCATAGAATTCAATTCTATAGTACAACCattaaaaatacgtttttgactctttttcatgaaaaatttcatctagggggaaatgatttttattttccatacaAGTTGGAAAACACTTTCATTTCCAtgtaaatgctatcaaacacaccttaagtGTCAATAATCTTGTGGAaagataaatgagaaaatgtgacaacttacataatatgttaattattctttaacacattAAATAACGGTACATTGAATTAAGAATGTTATTTATTAGCGCATTGAATATcggataattaattaaacttaaattttgataaaagattgaatattaaaaaaaaattataattatcgaTTATGTTGTTATTTAAAATGacgagtttaatttttaatttttaaatatataaatatattttaattacatattttgtGTATTGCACGGGTTTAACACTAGTTTCTATcggtaaaaattaaaagtattcaaattttaatttaaattaaaaaattaaattaaattaaatggaaaaacTTAATTTGATCCAAAACCATATAAACTTAATTCAgtttttgatataaaaatatttaaaaattaatttttaatccaacgttgatacaataaatacaacaatacatatattattatatgtataacagcgtgtatatatataatatgtatacaCTGTATACGTACgttgttatttgtgaattaAACTAATCTGAACTGAACCGAATGAATGGATCCAatctttaattcaatttttttgggaattttaaTTCCGATCCGGTTTAGGGCACAGGGGACCGATTGAATCCGATCCGATAGAAAAGAAATACCGCGAAAATGGCAGGGCTCAACCCATTTGCCGCCAAGATGTTTCTCTCTCCTAAATCCCTATTCCCTTCTCCGTTCATTCGCCAGAACCCTAACCCTAAGCTACCCCATTCCCGCTATAATTCAACTTTAAATCTCAAGTCCGCCTGCCGGACAGAGAGAGGACTCGAATTCGACACCGGCGAGTCGTTTTTTCGCCAGGAAAGCGCCACTGGCCGCGACCTTGGGGTACTGGCGGCGGCTCTTTACAGGAAATCCAAAGGCAAGCTTCGAGTGCTCGATGCAATGTGCGGCTGCGGAATTCGATCTCTGCGGTATCTGGCGGAGGCAGAGGCGGACTTCGTGTTGGCCAATGACGGGAATGAGAATTACCGAGGAGTTATATTGGCGAACCTATCTCGGTTTCCGAGGGGTTTTGGGGAGGCGAAGAAGTGGCTGGTGACGCATTCCGAAGCTAATAGGGTCATGACGGAGTGTTATCTCCGAAGGGATTATTTTGATCTCATTGACATCGATTCCTTCGGGAGTGATTCAACTTTCTTGAGGTCTGCCCTTAATGCTTTGAAATTGGATGGGCTGCTCTACGTCACTTCCACCGATGGTTACTCTTCCGGTGGCCACCGGCCTTATCAGTGAGTTTCTTCATTAACATGGCTTGAATCTCGTTGACGAGCTCAATTTGTTCTGCTTCTTGTTCTCTAGGAGTCTAGTTCTATGTGGATTCTGCCATTTTCAATGTACATACTGGGGGTGGTTACGAATAATTTGTGTGGAATTGTTTGTCGCGTATGACATGGTTAATAGGTTATAGCATTTTGTTATGTTTGTGTGCGCTACTGGACGGAAGAGTTATGGCTGTGTTTACTTTTCTAGTGCTTTAGCTTCATATGGAGCATACATTCGCCCTGTGCCATATTCAAATGAGGTTGGTCTACGAATGCTTATAGGTGGGGTGGTGCGAGAAGCTTCTGTATTGGGCTACCATGTTAATCCACTTTTCTCGTACTATTCATACCATGGACCTGTCTTCAGGGTGATGCTTCGTTTTAACCGGGGAAAGCTTCCAAACAACAGGTGATGGAGGAATATCTTTCTGTTTACATGGTATGAATTTGCTTTAATATTTTGGAAATCATATTTGTTCATAGTAGGCATTATGGGTTCGTTGGCTACTGCACCCAATGTGGGCattctcaaacattttcatGGGAAGAACTTGGCTGCCTCAATTGCCATTGTGATAAAGCAAATGTATGGCTTCTCCTGTACATGTTATtcattttgaaagaaaaaaaattgagattattatttattgtttattgatATTTTCAGCAATGTAATGTCTCGCTGAAGATTGTTGATGTGTTCATATATATGAGTTC
This genomic stretch from Diospyros lotus cultivar Yz01 chromosome 1, ASM1463336v1, whole genome shotgun sequence harbors:
- the LOC127810791 gene encoding tRNA (guanine(26)-N(2))-dimethyltransferase isoform X1, whose translation is MAGLNPFAAKMFLSPKSLFPSPFIRQNPNPKLPHSRYNSTLNLKSACRTERGLEFDTGESFFRQESATGRDLGVLAAALYRKSKGKLRVLDAMCGCGIRSLRYLAEAEADFVLANDGNENYRGVILANLSRFPRGFGEAKKWLVTHSEANRVMTECYLRRDYFDLIDIDSFGSDSTFLRSALNALKLDGLLYVTSTDGYSSGGHRPYHALASYGAYIRPVPYSNEVGLRMLIGGVVREASVLGYHVNPLFSYYSYHGPVFRVMLRFNRGKLPNNSRHYGFVGYCTQCGHSQTFSWEELGCLNCHCDKANVSNSLVVLGPLWTGPLHTASYLIEMLNLAEQWGWTGNGMGLDLEKLLRQMVDESDPELPPGYVKMDEVARRAKVNSPPIKTMMSIMHEGGYAASRSHIASNAIKTNCPVAECVRIAKELAVAG
- the LOC127810791 gene encoding tRNA (guanine(26)-N(2))-dimethyltransferase isoform X2, which encodes MAGLNPFAAKMFLSPKSLFPSPFIRQNPNPKLPHSRYNSTLNLKSACRTERGLEFDTGESFFRQESATGRDLGVLAAALYRKSKGKLRVLDAMCGCGIRSLRYLAEAEADFVLANDGNENYRGVILANLSRFPRGFGEAKKWLVTHSEANRVMTECYLRRDYFDLIDIDSFGSDSTFLRSALNALKLDGLLYVTSTDGYSSGGHRPYHALASYGAYIRPVPYSNEVGLRMLIGGVVREASVLGYHVNPLFSYYSYHGPVFRVMLRFNRGKLPNNRHYGFVGYCTQCGHSQTFSWEELGCLNCHCDKANVSNSLVVLGPLWTGPLHTASYLIEMLNLAEQWGWTGNGMGLDLEKLLRQMVDESDPELPPGYVKMDEVARRAKVNSPPIKTMMSIMHEGGYAASRSHIASNAIKTNCPVAECVRIAKELAVAG